CAATTAAACCTTACAAAGAATCAAATATTTGTTTTACTAATAAAAAAAATACAAAAACTGTTTATGCAATTTATCTAGCAGATGAAAATGATAAAAAACTTCCCTCGGAGATTTTTATTTCCTCTTTCATACCAAAAGCTGGTAGCAAAATAAATTTATTAGGATTCGATAAAGAAATAGTTTGGAAGAAAATTTCTAATGGAATAATTATTTCTGTTCCGAATGAAATTCAAAAAAAACTGAAAAGTGAATTTGCTTGGACTTTTAAGATAAATGAAATAGAATAAAAATATATTCATTAGCAGAAGGAGTAATTTAACATGAAAAAAATATTTTACCTTATTTTCATCACTTTGAGTTTAAATTTATTTGCTCAACTTGAACATGAAGTTACAGACTATGTTCCAGAAACTGATCCTTTGGTTTTAGAAAAACTTGAGCAATGGCAGGATTTAAAGTTTGGATTGTTAATGCATTGGGGAACTTACAGCCAATGGGGAATTGTTGAATCATGGTCAATCTGCCCCGAAGATTACGGTTGGTGCGAAAGAAAAAAAGGTAGCAACCCAAATATTTATTTTGAATATAAAAAAGAATATGAAAATCTTAAAACAACTTTTAATCCATCTAAATTTGATCCTGATAAATGGGCAAAAGCTGCAAAAGATGCCGGAATGAAATACGTGGTTTTTACAACCAAACATCATGATGGATTTAGCATGTTTGATACCAAGTATACGGATTACAAAATCACCTCAAAGGAAGTTCCATTTCATACAAATCCTAAAGCAAATGTTACAAAAGAAATCTTCAATTCATTCCGTAAAGAAGGATTATGGGCTGGAGCATATTTTTCTAAACCAGATTGGCATTGTGAATATTATTGGGATCCTTATTTTCCTCCACTTGATCGTAATGTAAATTATGATCCAGAACTTTATCCAGAAAAATGGCAAAAGTATGTTGATTTTACTCATAATCAAATTTTAGAATTATTAACAGATTACGGAAAAGTTGATATTCTTTGGCTTGATGGCGGTTGGGTAGCAAAACAAAAAAATGATATTCAAGATTGGTATGCAAGTAATGTAAAAAATTCACCAAGCGGATTTCTAAAAAGTAAAATTGTAAATCAAGATATAAAAATGGATGAACTTGTTGAGAAAGCAAGAAAACTTCAACCTGGATTGATAGTTGTTGATCGTGCAGTAAAAGGGAAAAACCAAAATTATCTTACACCGGAAAACACAGTTCCAAAACAATCACTCCCCTACCCATGGGAATCATGTATTATTGCTGGCGGAGGTTGGGGTTGGGTTTTTGATCCACAATACAAACCATCTCATGATTTAGTTCATATGCTAGTTGATATTGTGTGTAAAGGCGGAAATCTTTTATTAAATATTGGTCCTAGCCCGGAAGGTATCTGGCCAGATGCTGCTTATGATAGATTAAAAAATATCGGCGATTGGATGAAAGTCAATAGCGAAGCCATTTATGGAACTCGAGCAATTGCACCATTTAAAGAATCTAAAATTTGCTATACAAATAAAAAGAATACAAACACAGTTTATGCAATTTATATGGCTGATAAAGATGAAAAAACTATTCCATCTGAAATTTTCATTTCTTCATTTACTCCAAAAGAAGGTAGCAAAATTAATTTATTAGGTTCGAATAGAGATTTAAAGTGGGAAAAAATTGCCAATGGAATTTTAATTTCAGTACCAAAAGAAATTCAAAATAATCCAACTTGTGATTTTGCTTGGACTTTTAAGATAAACGAAATTGAAAAATAAATTAAAGGTAAAAAGATGAAAAAATTTCTAATAATATTTTTCACACTTTTGGTAGTTCGATATAACGCACAAAATTTAGATTCGCTACATCAAGCAAAAATGGAATGGTTCAAAGATGCTAAGCTTGGAATTTTTATACATTGGGGAATTTACGCAGTTAACGGAATTTCTGAATCATGGTCATTTTTTAATGGAAGAATTTCACACGAAGATTATTTAAAACAAGTTGATGGATTCAATGCAGAAAAATATGATCCGGAATTTTGGGCAAAATTAATTAAAGACAGTGGAGCAAAGTATTCTGTAATCACTTCGCGTCACCATGATGGATTTTCTTTATGGGATACAAAATTCGGCAATTTAAATTCAGTGAAAAATTCAGCAGCAAAAAAAGATGTTCTTACTCCTTTTGTAAATGCTTTAAGAAAAAATAATTTGAAAGTGGGACTTTATTATTCACTACCGGATTGGTCGCATGAAGATTATACAGATTTTACAAGAGAAGTTAAAAGATATAAAATAAGTGATGAACCAAAACGTTGGAATGAATTTTTAGATTATTACCAAGGACAATTAGTTGAGTTACAGAATAAATATAATCCGGATGTTTGGTGGTTCGATGGCGACTGGGAACATAATGGAGAAGAATGGCAAGCTGATAAGGTTCGCAAAATGTTACTTGATAAAAATCCCAATGCAATTATAAATTCACGATTGCAAGGACGCGGCGATTATGATACTCCGGAACAAGGTCCACCGGTAGTTCGTCCCGAATCAAAATATTGGGAATTATGTTATACAATGAATGATTCTTGGGGCTATCAGCAAAATGATAAAGATTATAAAACTCCACAGCAATTATTAGATGTTTTTGTTGATTGTATAAGTCAAGGCGGAAATCTTCTTTTGGATATTGGGCCAAAAGCCGATGGAACAATTCCGGATGAGCAAATACATATTTTAAAAGAATTTGCTGACTGGACATCAAAACATAAAGATGCAATATATGGAACTCGCCAAGGTATTCCTTATGACCATTTTTACGGACCTACAGCATTATCAAAAGATAAAAAAATTCTTTACCTATTTGTAAAGGGAAACACCAACGGACAAATTGCATTAAAGGGTGTAAAAAATAGAATAAATTCAATTTGGGTTGTTGGAAATGGTACGGCGTTAAATCATAAAACCGTAAGTAAAGTATATTGGAATGATTATCCAGGAATTACATTTATTGATTTGCCAGAAAATGTTTTGGATAAATATTATACAGTTATCGGAGTTTTGTTAGAAGGTGAAATTGATCTGTACCGAAAAGTAGTTGGTGCAATTGAAAGCAATTAGAATTGAATAAACAAAGGTTTAATAATGAAAAATAATTGTTATGTTTTTGTAATTTCGATTTTATTTATTGCAATTATATCCGGATGCAAATCGGAGATTGAGTTAGTTGAAAATAATTCGTCAAAATACAATATTGTAATTTCTGAAAATGCAAATGACATTGAAAAACATTCAGCCGAAGAACTTCAAAAGTATATTAAGGAAATTTCTGATGTAGAATTGAAAATTGTTGCGGATAATATTGAAGAAAATGATTATGAAATTTTAATTGGTAATACCAATAGAATAAAAAATCTCGAAATTAAAAATATTGATTCTCTTGGTCTTGATGGATTCTCAATAAAAACTTTTGATAATAAAATTGTAATTCTCGGCGGAAAGAAAAAAGGAACATTATACGGAGTTTATACATTTTTAGATAATATTCTAGGTTGTAAAATGTATACGCCGGATGCAATTGAAATTCCGAAAAATGAAACTATCACAATTCCGGAAATTTCTATTACGGAAGTTCCAAAAATAATTTATAGAGAATTACATTTACCATCTGCAAGATCATCTCAACTATTTTGTGATTGGCACAAGTTGCATCATGTTTCGGAAAGAAATAAAAATTATGGTTCATTTGTTCATACTTTTGAAAATTTGATTCCCTCGGATAAATATTTCAAAACAAATCCGGAATACTTTTCAGAGATTAATGGAATAAGAATTCCGCATCAACAATTGTGTTTAACAAATCCAAATGTCTTTAAAATTGTTATTGAAGAATTAAAAAGAAAGATGGCAGAAAAACCGGAAGCTGAAGTTTGGGATGTTTCGCAGAATGATAATTTTGGTGTTTGTATGTGTCAGAATTGTTCAAATGCAGATTCAATTTATCAAAGTCCAGCTGGAACAATGATTGAATTTGTAAACAAAGTTGCAAGAGAATTTCCTAATAAGACAATTTCAACTTTAGCATATCAATACACAAGAAAAGCACCAATAGGAATTAAGCCCGAGCCAAATGTAATGGTTGTTCTTTGTACAATTGAATGTGATAGAAGTAAACCGATTGCAGAAAACAAAAATGATCTTTTCAATAGAGATATACAAGAATGGAGTAAGTTAACAAATAATATAAAAATTTGGGATTATGTTGTTCAATTTTCAAGCTACACTGATCCTTTCCCTAATTTTCATGTGCTTCAGCCAAATGTAAAAATGTTTGTTGATCATGGTGTAAAATATTTATTTGAACAAGGAAGTGGTGATTCATGGAGTGATTTTCATGATTTAAAAGCATATGTATTAGCAGAGTTAATGTGGAATCCGGATGTTGATGTTAATGCAATAATGAATGAATATTTCGATGGTTATTTTGGAAATGCATCATCCAGCATTAAAGAATATTTTAATTTGATTCAAACTAATTTAATTGCTTCCGGCGATCATCTGATTATATATGGTTATCCATCAACCGGGAAAGCAAGTTATCTAAAACCAGAATTACTAGAAAAGTATTCTAAAATTTTAGATGATGCCGAAAACGCAGTAAAAGATAATCAGAAATATTTAAATAGAATAAAAACTGCTAGACTACCGCTGGACTATGCAATATTAGAACTTTCCAAATTAAATGTATCCAAAAAATATTCAATTTTCGAAATCAATAATAATACCGTTTCGGTTAAACAAGAAATGAAAGAAAGACTTATCAATTTTGTTGAAACTGCAAAAACTTCTGGAATAAAAGCTTTGCATGAAAGAGGAACTTCTCCCGATGAATATTATTCTTCAATGCAAAAATATTTTAATGATGGTTTTACGATTCACAAAGCTTATAAAAAAAATGTAAATGTATTAAGTAAAATTCATCCAAATTATTTGGTAAAAGGAAATGAAACTTTAACTGATGGAACAATTGGCGAAGCGAATTATTTTTTTAACTGGCTTGGTTTTGAAGAAAATGAATTTGAAGCAATTGTTGATCTTGAAGAATCGACAATTATTAATTCAATTAGGACGAATTTTTTACAAGAAATTAAATCATGGATTTGGCTTCCAAAATCAGTTGAATATTTTATTTCCGATGACAATGTTAATTTCAAAAAAATCGGAGAAGTTAAAAATAAAATAGATGAACATACGGATGGAATTTTTACGGAATCATTTTCTTTAACTGTCAAAAATGCTAAAGCAAGATTTATAAAAGTTAAAACACAAAGTTTGATCAATTGTCCACGATGGCATATTGGTTATAATAATGGGAAAGGTAAAGCTTTTTTATTTGTTGATGAAATTATTGTAAACTAAAAAGTAATAAACCAAATTAGGAATGTATAAAATTAATTTATCATGATTATTTTTAAACTAAAAACAATTACAATATGAAAAATATATTTTTCATTCTTTTAATTTTTACAGCAATTTTTCTAAATAAGATTATTGCACAAAATTCTTGGAAACCGGTTGAAGGAAATATTAAAACAAGATGGGCAAAGGATGTTGATCCAAACAATCCTCATCCGGAATACCCCAGACCAAATTTGATTAGAGAGGATTGGATAAATTTAAATGGATTATGGAATTATGAGCTAACCGGTTTAAATGAAAATCCTAATACATTTAATCAACAGATTCTTGTCCCCTTCCCAATTGAATCATCACTTTCCGGAGTTAAAAAATCTGTTAATGATTCAACTTTACTTTGGTATAAAAGAAATTTTTCTATTCCTTCCTATTGGAATGGGAAAAATATTCTCTTACATTTTGAAGCAGTTGACTGGCAGACAAAAGTTTGGATAAATGATAAATTTGCTGGAGAACATAAAGGCGGTTATGATCCTTTCAGCTTTGACATTACTGAATATCTAAATGATCAAGGAGAACAGACTTTAATGATTTCTGTTTGGGATCCAACAGATATTGGAACTCAACCATGCGGTAAACAAGTTCAAAATCCGGGGGGAATTTTTTATACATCAACTACTGGAATTTGGCAAACTGTTTGGCTTGAACCAGTAAAAGAAATATATATAAAAGAATATTTTGCAACACCGGATATTGATAATCAAATAATAAAACTAAAAGTTAATGCCAACAGCAAAAGTCTGAATACACAATTAATAATTTCCGTAAAAGAAAATAAAAAGATTATTCAAACTTATTCTGGTTCATATCAAGATTCTCTAGAATTTAAAATCGATCAGCCAATTCTTTGGTCACCAGAAAATCCATTTTTATATGATTTAGAAATTTCATTATTAAATAATAATCAAATTATTGATCAAATCTTTGGTTACTTTGGAATGAGAAAAATCTCACTAGAAAAAGATTCATTGGGCAGACCAAAAATGTTTCTGAATAATAAATTTGTTTTTCAAAATGGACCACTTGACCAAGGTTTTTGGCCGGATGGAATTTATACAGCACCAACAGATGAAGCATTAAAATCAGATATTGAAATTACTAAAGAACTTGGTTTTAATATGCTGCGTAAACATGTAAAAGTTGAATCACGAAGATTTTATTATTGGTGTGATAAACTAGGTATTTTAGTTTGGCAAGATATGCCGTCTGGCGATAAGAAAATTTCTCCGGAAGAATCTGATCTTATTCGATCTGATGAATCAGCAAATCAATATGAATTTGAACTGGAAAAATTAATTTCTACTCGCTTTAACAATCCTAGTGTAATTATGTGGGTTCCATTTAACGAAGGATGGGGTCAGTTTGATACAGAGAGAATTACAAAAAAAATCAAAAGTTTAGATCCATCGCGATTGGTAAATAATACAAGTGGATGGAGCGATCGAAATGTTGGAGATATTTACGATATTCACAGTTATCCTGCACCAAGAATGCCGGAAGCGCAAAACGATAGAGCTATTGTAATTGGTGAATTTGGCGGAATGGGATTAAGAATTGCTGATCATACTTGGACGAATGAAAATTGGGGTTATGTTTCATTTACTGATCCCGATGAATTATTATTTAATTATGAAAAATTTTATTCGGATATATGGAATTATGCAAAAGATTCCGCACTTAGTGCAGTGGTTTATACGCAAACAACAGATGTTGAAACTGAAGTGAATGGACTTTTAAGTTATGATCGAGAAATTATCAAATTAAATAAAACTGCTCTGAAAAATATTAATACCGGTAATTTTATAAATTCACCAATGATTAAACCTAATGGTGGACTTTTTAATATTGGTGATAAAGTTGAAATACTTCATGATGATGATAATTCAATTTATTATACATTAGATGGAAGTGAACCAAATTTAAATTCCTACAAATACATTCATCCAATTGAATTAAATTCTGATGTAACGATTAAAACTAAAGCAATTTTAAATGAAAAAGAAAGCAGAACTGTTAAAGCTGATTTTAAATTAACAAAATTAAAACGTCCAAAATATTTTACATCATTTAGTAATAAATATAGAGCCAATGGAGATTTTGCTCTTATTGATGGAAAATTAGGAACCGAACTTTACTCGGACGGTAATTGGCAAGGGTTTGAAGGAAATGATGTTGAAATTATTTTCGAAATTAATTGGATCAAAAAAATAAATTACGTTTCAATAAATTTTCTTGAAGATTTGGATAAATGGATTTTCTTACCACAATTTGTAAATCTGCAAATTTCAGAAGATGGGATTAATTTTACAACAATCAATAAATTAGAAATTGACCAACCAACGAATTATAGAAATCCATTTATTAAAAATATATCATTCAAAACAAACGGAAGGAAATTTAATTTTATCAAACTTGTTGCAAAAAATATTAAGACAATTCCGGAATGGCATAAAGGCAAAAATCATGATGCATGGATTTTTATTGATGAAATAAGTTTTAACTAATTCAAATATTTTACTAACAAAAATTTACTACTATTTATGAAAAATTTTATTTTATTCTTATTCATATTCACTTCAAGTATTATTTATTCTTTACCAAAAAAAATTATAACAATTACAGAAAATGAAAAATCAGAAATAATTATTTCTGTTGATCCGCAAATGCATATCGATTATGGATTTCAATTTCCGTTAACGTATAAATTTTCAGTTTCTGATATTTCAAATGGAATTAAAATTTATAATAAATTTTCAATTCCAGAAAATTGGGATTCATTAGAAAGTATTTCATTAGATTATTACAATCACCATGAAACTGTGCGAATTGATTCTGTTAACAATTTAGTTTTTGTTTCGGTTGGATTTAAAAGTTATTCAGATTCAATTTTTCTAAAAGCTGAAAACAATTTTAACGAAAATTTAATTTTAACATTTCAAGAAATCACAAAATTTTATGATAATAGAGAAGCAGCAATTACTGCAAGTGCAGATGACATGGCTGGCTGGAGTCAAAATAAATTTAATGTAACAATCTCAAATTTTCTTCAATATAATTTATATTTAACATTGGCAATGAATACAAACGGAATGAGCAAAGACACATATAATTTTGTTCAAAATAAACTTAACACCGGATTTATTGAAGCCGGAGTCCATACAAGAACACATCCCGGTTGGGCAGCTTATGGAGATTATGATTCAGAAATAACCGGTTGTAAAAATGATATAATAAATAATTTGGAAATGCCTGAATTGTACAGAAGTGGTGACAGAGAATATGTTTACAGTTTTATAGCACCAAACGGATATTTTGATGAAATAATAGATTCGCTTATTGGACAAAATAAAATGTTAGTAAACAGACTTTATCATAATAATTTTTTTGATGACTTTGCCGAATGGAATGATGAATCCGAAACTTATTTTCCATTTACAGTTACAAGAGCTTTTGATCCACCAGCTTCTCAACTCGGCTGGGGAATTGGCACAAACGATATAAATAATTTAAATAGTAAGTTTGATGAAGTAACAGCGAAAGGCGGTGTTTATCATTTAATGTGTCACCCAAATGTAATGGAATGGGATAAGACTTACCCATGGGAACATTTAGAACATATTAGTAACAGAACAAATTTTTGGTATGTAACTTTGGGACACTTATACTTATATCATTTAGCACAAGATAATTATGTTTATGAAAATTTAGTTGATATAAATGAGGAAAAATTATTATCAACAAATTTTACATTATATCAAAATTATCCTAATCCATTTAATCCAACTACCAAAATAAAATTTGTAGTTCCGGAAAATTATTCAAATGTAAATTTGAAAGTTTTCGATGTTCTTGGAAGAGAAATTGCAACTTTATTAAATGAAAATAAATCAGCTGGAATTTACGATGTTGAATTTAATGCAAAAAATTTAAACTCCGGAATTTACATTTATAAACTGCAAGTAAACTCAAATTTAGCTTATAAAAAAATGACTTATTTAAAATAATTTTGATAATAGTTTATCTTAACTTAAATAAATGTAATCTATATCGATGAAATTATTTAGAATAAAACTTTCAGCAATTATTATTACTTCGGTAACTTTTTTAACAAATTTTAAATACCTTGCACAAGAAGAAAATATAACCAGAAACAAAAATAAACCGAATATTATTTTAATTCTTGCTGATGATCTTGGTTACGGAGAATTGGGTGTATTTGGTCAGCAGAAAATTGAAACTCCTAATATTGATAAACTTGCAAAAAGCGGTATTAAATTTACTCAGTTTTATTCTGGTTCAGCAGTTTGTGCACCTTCCCGATGTGCACTTTTAACTGGTCATCACACCGGCCATTCGTACATAAGAGGAAATGATGAATGGGAAGAAAGAGGTGATGTTTGGGATTTTACAAAAGTCGTTGAAGATGCAAATTTGGAGGGACAAAGACCAATTCCGGATTCAATTCCCACATTAAGTCTACTGCTTAAAAACAGTGGATACAAAACTGCTTTAATTGGCAAATGGGGATTGGGTGCTCCCCTTTCAGATGGAATTCCTAACAATCTCGGATTTGATTTTTTCTATGGTTACAATTGTCAAAGACAAGCTCACACATATTATCCAAAACATTTATGGCGAAATAAAGAAAAAGAATTGTTAAGTAATAAATTAATTCCTCCACATCAAAAGATTAATGATAATGCCGATCCATATGATTTACAGAGTTATTCTGATTTTAATTTAATTGATTATGCTCCAGAGTTAATGCAAAAGGAAGCAATAAAATTCATAAATGAAAATAAAAAGGAATCATTCTTTCTTTATTATGCTTCAAATATTCCGCATGTTGCATTACAAGCTCCACAAAAATGGATTGATTATTACGTTAAAAAGTTTGAATATGAAAAACCATATGATGGAAGTACCGGATATTTTCCTTCGCGGTATCCACATGCAACATACGCTGCCATGATTTCATATTTGGATGAACAAGTCGGTGAAATAATTTCTGAACTAAAGAAATTAGAGATTTATGAAAATACATTAATTATTTTCACAAGCGATAATGGTGCTTCTTTTGCTGGAGGAGCTGATCCAACCTTTTTTAACAGTGGCGGTATTTTTAATAGTGAGTATGGAAGAGGTAAAGGATTTTTATACGAAGCCGGAATAAGAGTTCCATTTATTGCTTCTTGGCCAAATAAAATTAAAACAAATTCACAATCAGATCACATTTCTGCATTTTGGGATAT
The nucleotide sequence above comes from Ignavibacteriota bacterium. Encoded proteins:
- a CDS encoding alpha-L-fucosidase, with product MKKIFYLIFITLSLNLFAQLEHEVTDYVPETDPLVLEKLEQWQDLKFGLLMHWGTYSQWGIVESWSICPEDYGWCERKKGSNPNIYFEYKKEYENLKTTFNPSKFDPDKWAKAAKDAGMKYVVFTTKHHDGFSMFDTKYTDYKITSKEVPFHTNPKANVTKEIFNSFRKEGLWAGAYFSKPDWHCEYYWDPYFPPLDRNVNYDPELYPEKWQKYVDFTHNQILELLTDYGKVDILWLDGGWVAKQKNDIQDWYASNVKNSPSGFLKSKIVNQDIKMDELVEKARKLQPGLIVVDRAVKGKNQNYLTPENTVPKQSLPYPWESCIIAGGGWGWVFDPQYKPSHDLVHMLVDIVCKGGNLLLNIGPSPEGIWPDAAYDRLKNIGDWMKVNSEAIYGTRAIAPFKESKICYTNKKNTNTVYAIYMADKDEKTIPSEIFISSFTPKEGSKINLLGSNRDLKWEKIANGILISVPKEIQNNPTCDFAWTFKINEIEK
- a CDS encoding alpha-L-fucosidase, which gives rise to MKKFLIIFFTLLVVRYNAQNLDSLHQAKMEWFKDAKLGIFIHWGIYAVNGISESWSFFNGRISHEDYLKQVDGFNAEKYDPEFWAKLIKDSGAKYSVITSRHHDGFSLWDTKFGNLNSVKNSAAKKDVLTPFVNALRKNNLKVGLYYSLPDWSHEDYTDFTREVKRYKISDEPKRWNEFLDYYQGQLVELQNKYNPDVWWFDGDWEHNGEEWQADKVRKMLLDKNPNAIINSRLQGRGDYDTPEQGPPVVRPESKYWELCYTMNDSWGYQQNDKDYKTPQQLLDVFVDCISQGGNLLLDIGPKADGTIPDEQIHILKEFADWTSKHKDAIYGTRQGIPYDHFYGPTALSKDKKILYLFVKGNTNGQIALKGVKNRINSIWVVGNGTALNHKTVSKVYWNDYPGITFIDLPENVLDKYYTVIGVLLEGEIDLYRKVVGAIESN
- a CDS encoding DUF4838 domain-containing protein, translating into MKNNCYVFVISILFIAIISGCKSEIELVENNSSKYNIVISENANDIEKHSAEELQKYIKEISDVELKIVADNIEENDYEILIGNTNRIKNLEIKNIDSLGLDGFSIKTFDNKIVILGGKKKGTLYGVYTFLDNILGCKMYTPDAIEIPKNETITIPEISITEVPKIIYRELHLPSARSSQLFCDWHKLHHVSERNKNYGSFVHTFENLIPSDKYFKTNPEYFSEINGIRIPHQQLCLTNPNVFKIVIEELKRKMAEKPEAEVWDVSQNDNFGVCMCQNCSNADSIYQSPAGTMIEFVNKVAREFPNKTISTLAYQYTRKAPIGIKPEPNVMVVLCTIECDRSKPIAENKNDLFNRDIQEWSKLTNNIKIWDYVVQFSSYTDPFPNFHVLQPNVKMFVDHGVKYLFEQGSGDSWSDFHDLKAYVLAELMWNPDVDVNAIMNEYFDGYFGNASSSIKEYFNLIQTNLIASGDHLIIYGYPSTGKASYLKPELLEKYSKILDDAENAVKDNQKYLNRIKTARLPLDYAILELSKLNVSKKYSIFEINNNTVSVKQEMKERLINFVETAKTSGIKALHERGTSPDEYYSSMQKYFNDGFTIHKAYKKNVNVLSKIHPNYLVKGNETLTDGTIGEANYFFNWLGFEENEFEAIVDLEESTIINSIRTNFLQEIKSWIWLPKSVEYFISDDNVNFKKIGEVKNKIDEHTDGIFTESFSLTVKNAKARFIKVKTQSLINCPRWHIGYNNGKGKAFLFVDEIIVN
- a CDS encoding chitobiase/beta-hexosaminidase C-terminal domain-containing protein; translated protein: MKNIFFILLIFTAIFLNKIIAQNSWKPVEGNIKTRWAKDVDPNNPHPEYPRPNLIREDWINLNGLWNYELTGLNENPNTFNQQILVPFPIESSLSGVKKSVNDSTLLWYKRNFSIPSYWNGKNILLHFEAVDWQTKVWINDKFAGEHKGGYDPFSFDITEYLNDQGEQTLMISVWDPTDIGTQPCGKQVQNPGGIFYTSTTGIWQTVWLEPVKEIYIKEYFATPDIDNQIIKLKVNANSKSLNTQLIISVKENKKIIQTYSGSYQDSLEFKIDQPILWSPENPFLYDLEISLLNNNQIIDQIFGYFGMRKISLEKDSLGRPKMFLNNKFVFQNGPLDQGFWPDGIYTAPTDEALKSDIEITKELGFNMLRKHVKVESRRFYYWCDKLGILVWQDMPSGDKKISPEESDLIRSDESANQYEFELEKLISTRFNNPSVIMWVPFNEGWGQFDTERITKKIKSLDPSRLVNNTSGWSDRNVGDIYDIHSYPAPRMPEAQNDRAIVIGEFGGMGLRIADHTWTNENWGYVSFTDPDELLFNYEKFYSDIWNYAKDSALSAVVYTQTTDVETEVNGLLSYDREIIKLNKTALKNINTGNFINSPMIKPNGGLFNIGDKVEILHDDDNSIYYTLDGSEPNLNSYKYIHPIELNSDVTIKTKAILNEKESRTVKADFKLTKLKRPKYFTSFSNKYRANGDFALIDGKLGTELYSDGNWQGFEGNDVEIIFEINWIKKINYVSINFLEDLDKWIFLPQFVNLQISEDGINFTTINKLEIDQPTNYRNPFIKNISFKTNGRKFNFIKLVAKNIKTIPEWHKGKNHDAWIFIDEISFN
- a CDS encoding T9SS type A sorting domain-containing protein: MKNFILFLFIFTSSIIYSLPKKIITITENEKSEIIISVDPQMHIDYGFQFPLTYKFSVSDISNGIKIYNKFSIPENWDSLESISLDYYNHHETVRIDSVNNLVFVSVGFKSYSDSIFLKAENNFNENLILTFQEITKFYDNREAAITASADDMAGWSQNKFNVTISNFLQYNLYLTLAMNTNGMSKDTYNFVQNKLNTGFIEAGVHTRTHPGWAAYGDYDSEITGCKNDIINNLEMPELYRSGDREYVYSFIAPNGYFDEIIDSLIGQNKMLVNRLYHNNFFDDFAEWNDESETYFPFTVTRAFDPPASQLGWGIGTNDINNLNSKFDEVTAKGGVYHLMCHPNVMEWDKTYPWEHLEHISNRTNFWYVTLGHLYLYHLAQDNYVYENLVDINEEKLLSTNFTLYQNYPNPFNPTTKIKFVVPENYSNVNLKVFDVLGREIATLLNENKSAGIYDVEFNAKNLNSGIYIYKLQVNSNLAYKKMTYLK
- a CDS encoding arylsulfatase; the protein is MKLFRIKLSAIIITSVTFLTNFKYLAQEENITRNKNKPNIILILADDLGYGELGVFGQQKIETPNIDKLAKSGIKFTQFYSGSAVCAPSRCALLTGHHTGHSYIRGNDEWEERGDVWDFTKVVEDANLEGQRPIPDSIPTLSLLLKNSGYKTALIGKWGLGAPLSDGIPNNLGFDFFYGYNCQRQAHTYYPKHLWRNKEKELLSNKLIPPHQKINDNADPYDLQSYSDFNLIDYAPELMQKEAIKFINENKKESFFLYYASNIPHVALQAPQKWIDYYVKKFEYEKPYDGSTGYFPSRYPHATYAAMISYLDEQVGEIISELKKLEIYENTLIIFTSDNGASFAGGADPTFFNSGGIFNSEYGRGKGFLYEAGIRVPFIASWPNKIKTNSQSDHISAFWDILPTLCDIQNIPTPKNIDGNSFMPTLFGKKQEQPNYLYFEIPEYGGQQAVRLGNYKAVRKDIKNGNMKIELYDLSNDIREENNIADINLEIVKQVENIMRVEHVSPSLEKFKMKTLGDN